The sequence TAGACACAACTCAGGGATTCTCTCAATTCTGATGTTTTTGTCGTCATACCTGATTCTTCTCTGACATTAGGAAGTCCAgctttcctccaggaagccccagTTCTATGAAAGTCTTTACCAGGCGGAGGTCTGCACTGTTCCCTAAAAACAACAGATAACCCCACCCCAGACCCATAGTTACTTATATGAAAATGGACACATGAGGGATTTAGgtctccctcttctcccatttttctttttttcttttcttttcttttctttctttttttttttttttagttaagcagataataaaaacaatgaaaacaaatccAACCTAGTGGTCCTACGCTCCACCCCCTCAAGCCCTATCCCCTGGCACCCTGGCACAAGGTCAGGACCTTTCTAGTAGTCCTATCTCCCTGGACGTACTCACTGATCTACAAACATGTGGTTCATGAACATTCCACACACAGCTGCAAGCacactgcctcctcctcttccacagcCAGTTCTGTTCACTGAGGACATTCTGCATATGGTACCACTTGATGGCTGACATGGCGTAACTGACATGTCATGTCCCATCTTCAATTTCCTGATTAATAAAAAGACTAGTTCTGCTACCTACAAGCAGCCATCAAGCCCCTCAGATGGGCCAGTTAGGGCACAGGTTTGTGCAATAAAATAACTGCCCTTAGGACCAGGAGTTATGAATGTGCCAGCTCCATGGATGCCATCTGCTCCACAGTGACCACCAGGATGGAGGAGTAACAGCTGAGGAATCTAAGAGGCCACTGCTCATAGAAGAGCATCCTTGTAGTGTCTGAAGTAAAAATCATGTGGAGAATGGATCCGCTATAACCCCAAAAGCTTCTTATTCAAGGATGGTTAAGTGTACACTTCATGTAGGCTCTAGGGTTCAGTTGCATCCTCCTGAATTTTTGACCTATTCCTCAGATGGATCCCTGTAGAGTCAAGAGTTAGAAGCTACTTATTGGACAGACAGGGAACCTACTTTACCAAACAACCAGAGTTTCAAAGTAGTTCGTAAACAATATTACTTACAGTGCTATAACCATAAGCTATATCTTTAGAAGTGATATCATTTACAAACAACTTTTATCATTCTTCCTGAAACTAACAACTGACTCAAAAGATGGTGGAAATGCCACATGGAATTTGGGAGAACTACAGGCATTTGAGGGTATCCCTAACCATTAAGGATGACCCGATATACCCAAACACCTCATGCGATGGTGGCCCAGTAGAGCACATGCCCAAAACTTGTGGAGTCACAGTCACAAAATGCTCGTGTTATTATGGGCAAggtttctattttgtgtttttaagttaaattttattctttctgttcatttctgaTAATAAATTAGGCTCTTTGGTCCTGCTGTTGTTCTTATTTAAAGCAACCTACTGACCTTCCAGGACCTGGCCTTAAAAGAAAAGTAGCGAGTGTTTATATTTAGCATAGTGAGTCTAAATAAGGAGCATTGGTGGCCCCTCTCCTTCAGCTACTGAGCAAGAGAGAACGCTCTGCAACTTGAAACTTTCTCAGAAAATACCATTTGATAAGGTGTTACATTGAGACCATTTACAAGAATACCAATCTTCGGATTTTGGCACATCATGAGGAGTTGTGTGAATATTCATTAACTCTTATTAACTTCTTTAGTTCTCTGTTAATATAGTTATATCCTTGGAAGTGACATCAGAACAAGTGGGTCTAGTACAACTCTATAGAGTCTGGATATATATGTACCTTGAACCAGAGAAACAACCTTCAAAAGCACCTACGCGTGATATTGGTTGTCTCTTTGATGACTTTATGCCCAGGTGATAATGCCGTAATTGACAGCTCTGTTTTCTGACACAGCTCAGAGATGGATGAGGCTGCTCCATCTTTATAACCTCCTTGCTCAACATACATGgtggacaaaaataaaagtccatgGCCTGACAAGACTTCTCACTTTCATGAAGAAATGGAGagtctttctcattttaatgtaATATCAGATAAGTAGGAGGAGCACACTACTCATGAGTGACATGATGCTAAGTTTTCCATCGCACCTACATTGAAAGTACATCACGCTGATGAGTGAGAAGgtcattctttgtctttcttgcAGCACTGCTGATTGGAAGTCCCAGTTAAAAACAAGTATGTTTTCAGGGGCGCCttggcggctcagtcagttgagcatctgactcttgatttcagctcgggtcatgagaaggagctccacatggggctccacactcagtgaggagtctgagattcttctctgctggccctccccctgctttctctctctaaaataaataaatcaaaacaaaaacaaactccaCAGGTATGTCTTCATTAGCTtcttactttttaagaaagaaaatgagcctcAAGCCCAGTCTTCTGACAGTTGGGCCAAACTTCAAGAGGATTATTTTCATATCACTGTAATTATTTTTAGTGTTACACTCCCTGCTGGCCAACTGGTTCTAGTATTTCATTTGTGGTAGTgatttgaggtttcttttttttttaaataaattattcaaaaagtATTCCAATTTCAGTACAAATTTTGAAATCCTAGTACTTGGTACCTGGGTGGGGTAAAATTAGGGAAAGATATGCGGACTGTTGGGCCTTGGAAGCACTGATGTCAATGCTGAGTGGGGACAACTcaccagagagagaaagcctgGGGTCCCTAGGCACAATGGTGTGAGATGGCAAACGTCCCTGAGAAAGACGCAGAGTTGATATAATGAGAGGAGCGAAAGGGGAGGAGATGATAGTGGGGAAGGTTAGAATACAGGAGCTTTCTaaaaggcttattttattttctgagagctACAAAAAAAGGTTTTTGGTAACAGACTGGCATGACCAGATCTGGTAAGATTTTTAACAGATGACTCAAACAGCGATGGGGATGAAGGTTTGGATGGGGAAAGAGATGAATTTGTTGGCATAAGGCAGAATGAAACCCTGGTCTTGGGAGTCTGTCAGTTGGGTTTTAACCTTGGCTCAACCACATTAACTAAGGGAACTTACACAAGTTAGTTAGCTGCCCTTTTACTCAGTTTCCCCAGTTATAATGGGACCATAATACCACCTACTTTGCAGGGCTATTGTGAGGATCATTGACATTAATATATGTTAAGCatttagaatggtgcctggcccCTGGTGACAGATATGCCATTGCTGCTGCTctttctcatcttcctcctcttcttcatctaGAATGTATTATTTACCACTGGATTATTTGACACTTGACCAAATAGACCTGTTGATTGAGTGTCCCGGTTTCCAAGGCATAAAGCCAGACAATTACATGCATTAGCCCCTGGATTGGGAATTAAGAACATTGTGTCCTGGAAGCATAGCACACCACCACTCCCTAATAACTTATCACCAGAAGACTGTGACCACAGGTTTTGCCACTCATCACCCAGGAAGGCCTAAAGAAGTCCTTTCCTTTATCTGACATTAGTTATGCATTGGAGTCCATATAAAGTGGATGTGAAGACTTTTCCAGAAATCATGTTCCACATTCCAGTTTGCAGATCAATTATGATGTAAACTTGAGCTTGAGGAGAACTCAGATGCCCTGTATCTCCAGCTGCTCTGATTGCTGTCTTTAACCAGTTAGGGTGAGGCTGGAATTCACAAGGGGAAAGAGGACTAAGGGTTTGACTTTGGTCCAGGCTGAGTTGGGACCTCAAGATCTTCTGGCAGAGCTAAGTTCCGTATCTTACGGAGATTTTGGACTGACTGAGAAACCCTAAGAAATCTGACAGTGGGGACTAGGTCCTTTGGAGAGTGGGACAAGCAGGAGCCCTTcctgctcccttctctcctcccctggaCCTCTACAGGACTGGTAGATAGTTCTTTTGTAGCATTCAGCTCTCAGTCCATATTTGCCGATCtcacaaaattaagaattttttaaggtCAGGAACCATGTTGGGTCTCTGCAATCCCAGAACTTGGTACAGTATCTGACATACAAAAATTGCCTCATAagtgagaaatgaataaaaataggcAACGAAACAGTTTCGGCCACTAACCCACGTCCCTTCCAAATgaattcatgcattcattccacTCTGTTTCTTCCCTTGTGCTTTTGACACATGGGTTCCATTAACCCATACACTCTATTCATGCTCCCATTAACATTTTCATCCCAAtaatccacccatccatccatccacccatccagcCACCTaatcacccacccacccatccatccatccacctatccactccagtctttattttatttttgttcattagtttcattaattattcattccaatatttatttattccatatatTCCTTCACTGCTTTATTGCATTCATTTATGAATTTCATTTACTCAACAGATTATTGTGCCAGAGAGATATCTTCCTTGGGAACAAGGCCAGGCCATTTCCCTAGACCTAGCACGCTGCCATCCCATGGTTGCTAATAACACTATTAAGTGAATACCTgacttaatttataaatgttaaaaactgTGTATAATACAGAATTTTGAGGTGGAAACCTTTTTGGCACTCACCATCTAGGCCATGGACACAGACTACCAGGTGAATCCCATCTTccaaattttcttcctcttcctctggtgGGAAATACGGTATATCAGAAGCTAGTACAGATAAGTCACTGTACAGAAATCCATCaatcttcagttcttttttaaatttttctttggccTGATAAAAACTGGAGAATACACTAATTAATCAGAAGCCACACTGTGTATGCCGTGTTGAGCAGGAGATGAGTTGAGGTGGCTGGGATGCGGGAGAGATGAATATCTACAAGGAAGTATCTGCGAGCAACAAAGGCAGAATAGGAGGCTGCAGGAGATGCTGGTGAGGGAAGCATTTTCTCAACAAGGAGATAGGAAAGCATTCCAGGAAAAGTTTTGTTGGTTTGGGTTCTGCAGATTTCTATGTggttcctgcatggagcaggACTTCTATGATTCCATTCAGCTCCCAGGATCCatcaatcctaaaaaaaagatcTCCCCAGAGTGAAAGCTTCTTAAAGTGGCCCACAAGGCTACCATGGCTtggcctccacccacttcccAGCAGCATCTCCCCACCTCCAAAGAGAACACATTTCTCATGATTCCCTGCTTGAATTCAGTTTGCTTATTTTGGTGCCTTTGTGCATTCAAATCTCTCTGAAATGCGTTTTCCCCAGGGTTACCACAATCTTTGCCTGATTATTGGACAAGGTGGTAAGAGCACAGACTCAGGAGTCTGACTGCTAAGGTTAGAATCTCAGCTTTGACCCTTACTAGCTGTGGACTGACCACTTAACTTCTCTGCACTGAATGTCCTCATTTGTAGAAGGGGAATACACCATTATCTAATCCACAAAGTTATTTTGTGTGTTAATTGATATAGTCTATGCAAAAATGCTTAGAATGGTACTCAAAACTgattaaatagtaaaaaaaaaattatctgttacCAGccttatcaccatcatcattctcaccatcatcaccatcccaTTACCATCCCCATCATCATCCTCACCACTGTGTCTCATATTTGCTAGGCAGCCACCTCTAAAAGGTTCCCCCAGGCCACCGTCTCTAGGCTCACTCGGTGTCCCCAGCCAGATCGGTTCCTTCTATTTCCAGCTCAGCTGCACACACACAAGAACCCTCCTGTTTACCCAACTACCCTTGTTCActtctctcactttctgtctccCTATTAGGCTGGAAGTACAGTAACAGCCAAGACCCCACAGCCAAGCATTGGGCAGTGCTTGCAGTCTACTGCAATTATTAAATTGATCCCATGAGCATAATAGGTACTTAATGTTCTTTATAAAGCAAGGGACCCAAAGTTTACCTGCCTGTGCAATCTCTTTCATGGGTATCATTAATATGTACCTCTTCAGCATTTTgcagaaaagtaataaaatgattcTATAACATAATTAATCAAATGTAGAGTTTATAGATGAGGGAGCGATAATGAATGCAAATGTAAGGCAAAGATTAAGGGATGGATTTTGGCATGGCAAAAGAACTGATACACGTAAGACCTGCACAAAGGGGCCGAGCAGACAAATCTGCTAAGGGCCCAAAGGCCCTTAGAGAACTGCCCTCTCAAAATGTGCAAAGACAGAGGTATTATGACACTCAAAACAGAGTTATCATCacaaaaactgggggaaaaaaccccTCAAATGTCCCTTTTTAAAGGAGTTTGTTAATAAATCATGGTACATCTATATGATGGAATATGGTTTAAACATTAAAGTGATAAcgcaaaaataaatttacaagtaAAGAAATGTTCCCAATACATTAAGTTGAAAAAAACCTTACAGTTTGTACACAACTATCCTATTTTTGCATAAGAGGACTAGATAGAGATGTAAATAGAAACAAGTGTAGGACGACTTACGCAGTGGCTGTATTTGAGAGATGGGCTTACTGATAGTTTTTACTTATACTATTCTGTATCTCTGATTTGTAGGACATAAGTATATTACTTTATCTGAACCAGGAAATAACTCCTATCTCAAGGTTGAAATAGTATGCATGAAATtgagaaatatgtgggaaatgtAAAACTGTGCTGGGGAGGGTAAGCCAGCCATCAGCTTACCTATACATCCTTTCACTGACTTCTTCCTCCAACTTGCTGGAATGGGCAGAAACAACTCCAAAGGAACCCAAAGGCTGATGAGTGATGGGCAACGGGGTCTGTTTGGAGGCGAATCCAGCCCGGGCAGGGGTCTCCTTGGGCAcggaggagaaaggaagacacGTGGCAGTGCAAGACACAGACAGGTTGACGACCTCCACGGCTTTCAGGCTGTCCAGAGTGAAGGTCTCTGCAGGGGTCAGGTGGGACACCATGACGGAAGTGACTGCCCTTGGTTCTTGGGTTCCTAAAAGCTGGGAGTTAATGGAGTGAGTCACAGTGGAGCACACAGTGCCTGCTTCATGTCCGGCCTCCAGAGGAGCTTGAGATCCTTTGCTAAATGCTGCATCATCAATGATGCAAGGTGAGCTGCTCTGCTCGCCTGTTGAACCCAGGTCACTGGCATTAGCGGCTGCTGTACAGCTCCATTCAGGCACCTTATGGTGGGCGACAGTCTCATCATCTGAGATGCTGCTGTCGGAAAGagctcctttctccacattcaaGTCTTCAGGCATGCCCTTTGGAGTCTCCATTAGTACTCCAGGACAAGATCCATTCTGAGGGTTTTCAAGTGCTATGACACGTGGTATTTCTAAATTAAGACCTTTGGTTTCAATGTCTGGAGGGTTCTCAGTCCTGCCATCAAGACAACAAGGTCCTTGAGGATCAAATTGACTGTCTTTACCTTTGGGGATGTCTATGTAACCAGGGCCCTGCTGGTTGTCAGCACCTGAAACCACCTGCCCAGGGAAAGAGTCTGTCCCGGCACCTGGGGAGTCTATGCTCTTGATGGGTATGGCTGACCTTTCAGCAAGACCTCCACGTTGCTGCATCGTGTCCGTGTCTTCAGAGGACTCCTCTGGGCTACTGATCTGGGGTGCAGACACAGACTTGGTCAACTTGGTGTTGGCCAACTCCCGCTCTTCCTCCTCAAAAGGCAAAGAGCTAATGGAGGTGAGAGATGCCTGGATCCCACTTGGCAAACTCGTATTGCTCTCTGTGTGTCCACCCTCTAAGGAGTTCCTGTGCAGGGCATGTCGTCGAACCAGATGGTGCAAGACTTCTCGATCACTGGGTAACTCCAGGGCCCTGCTTCGTGCCTCGGACCAGGCAACAGAGCTTGGCTCGCTCTCAATGCCTGAATCAGAGATGATGGAAGAGGACCTCTTGATGACCCCAGAGAGCACCGACACTTCCTCCTGTTCCTCTGCATGAGGGTCCTTTGGGGAAGCCCTAACATCCAAGGGATCCCTCAAAGTGGAGTTTAGTGGATCACAGGGCTCAGAGGGGATGAGCTTTAGACTTAGCAGCACCACCTTGCCCTCCTGGTCTGCAACCTTTCCTAGAGTACTTAACTCATGGAGTGTTGTTTTCTCCAAAATGATGGCATTTGGACGACTTCCACCTGCTATGTCTTTGCCTGGCACAGTTCTGTCTGATTCATAGTTATCTTGAGAGTGCCCACTCTCATGCTGAGCACTAATGACCACTGTGGGTTCAGCACTGCAAGGCTTCTTATTGCTAGATTTCACATCAATGTAGGTGAGTACTGGGGCCTGGCCATCCTCTGGACCTGGACTCCTTCTGGGCAGGTCCTCATCTGCCAGTGGATGTGTTCCAACATCAGACCTCTGGCCAGTCCAACATTCATCTTCAGGCAGATCTGCCTTGTTCTGGAACTCACCAATTGTCAGATACACCTGAGATTTGGAGCACACATCCACATGTTTTGGTGTGGTTATGCTATTGTCTGGCTCTGGACACCTAGTAACTTCCTCATCAGAGTCCATCTGAAGTGGTTTCATGGTGGGCAAGACAAGGTCTTCCCTAAAAggtgattttctatttataatagcgttctcttctgtgtcttttagATTCATTATTGCAGGACTTGTTGGAACATCAAAATTAGGGTAAACACTCAAATTGCACcctacaaaaagaagaaagaaaaatgtactgTAGTTTAAGAAACTATGTCCACAAACTATCCCAAAGCCTGactgtataataaaaaaataaaaaaaaaattggctgaaCTTTGCTCCTGGTTCCTGGGGGACAACCTCTGAATTTGGGAAATTTCCCATTTGATGGAAATGTCTTTGTTATTGGTGGCAAGCCTTAAAAGCTTATACTAACCAGGTGACTCATGATGAGTCCTTTAATAGTTTGTACTAAGGAGATGACTCAGGATGGGGGCTTGCCATGCCAGAAAGACCAATTATTCGGTTGGGGCTTTGAGCCAGGTGGTACCAGTACAACATCTGGGAAGAGTGGTTCAATCATGTGGCCAATGATTCAACCAACCATACCCACATAATGAAACCCCAATAAAAACTGGATAGTTGGGCTTGAGTAAACTTCCATTGGGCAATACACATTGATTCACCAGGATGACCAGCTCTGGAGACATGGGATCTTCATATTTGGGACCCTTTCATACTTTGCCATATAGGTGTCTTCTTTTggctggtttttatttgtatcctttataTTAAAACTGTAATCATAGGCAAagcactttcctgagttctggGAATTGTTCTAGCAAGTCATCAAACCGGAGGGGGTGGTGGTACCTTCTGAATTGGTAGCCAGTTGGTCAGGAGAGCAGATGGCCTAGGAACCCCCAAGCTTCTGTCTGATATGAGGGTGGTCTTATCAGAGGCTGTGCCTTTAACCTATTTGACCTAACACTAGGTAATCAGTGTCAGAATCGTCTTGCACTAatgcaaaactgtaaaatactgTAATTCATGATttgccttttacttattttatttttttaagatttttatttatttattcatgagacacagagagagagagagagagagagaaagagagagagagagaggcatagacataggcagagggagaagcaggccccatacagggagcccaacgcgggactcgatcctgggactccaggatcatactctggccgaaggcaggcgccaaaccgctgaaccacccagggatcccgtgtctTTTACTTAATAAAAGTTCTTAAcaattcttataaatattaaagaatttctCTACATCACGTAGCATTTACAGTGTGGAAAGAGCTTTGGAGCTAGGAAGGCCTGCTTTCTCATCTTGACACTGGCAACCCCCAGCCGTGAGGCCTTAGACAATGATGGAACTTAAATActtaagtttttttcccccccattcAAGCTCACTTTCCTCAACTCTAAGATGGGCAAATTCATAGCAACCAGCAGGCTTCACAGACACAGCTCACAGGAGAGTCATGATATGAACTGCCACACATGGAGAAGACAGAGTCCTGCTTTCTGTAGAGAAACCCTCCAAGCTTGAGCTCTGTCACCAGGACAATTATCCTGCACGGCATTCAGACCACAGAAGTTCCCAGATCACTCTGATCTTCCTGGTAGGATGGTGGGGGTCAAAGCATGaccttctttctcttatttttctttagggTAAACTATTACCTCTTTCATCCTATCTctccatctgttctctcttttcttttgtctcctcttctctcttcctcctcctggccctcctgcccctcctcctccagctcttcctcgccaaatctttctttttctctcccttctaaTAAATCATAACTGGAAGAAAACAAGTGTCTCCCATGTCTATCTCTAGCATATCTCTCCTGAAAAAGCCATCTGATATGTTATTCAATTTCCATGcacaccaaacacaaaaagagGGGACtgggcttttatttcatttaaaacctttaaatcgggatccctgggtggcgcagcaggtttagcgcctgcctttggcccagggcgcaatcctggagacccgggatcgaatcccacgacgggctccctgcatggagcctgcttctccctctgcctgtgtctctgcctctttctctctctctgtgactatcatgaataaataaataaaatctttaaaaaaataaaaaataaaataaaataaaacctttaaatccTTCAAATGGTTTTCATAGAAGTTAAAAGAGTATAACCATTCTTGGATGTTATGAAGTGAACCACTTACAAACCACATCTCCAGCTCACATTTTGGGATGATATTTATGACTGGGTCAAAGATTAGAACAAAGATTGGGAAAAAAACGGGTCTCTTCCTTATGTGGATATATTCTTTGCATCTTGAGAGATGAGCAAATGTCCCTTCCTCTGGGGGAGTTTCCCCATAGCTAACAGCAGGTTAGATGTCCCCTGAGCAAATTCCCAGCATCCCCTCTACACACATGGACTATCACATCACCACCACCATACAACGATCCACTTGTGCATTTCCTGTCTCCAATAGAGAGAAGGGTTATAATGTATGAATATTGGTGCGCCCACAGCTAACACCATGGGCTGCCACATAGTGAATtgtattcataaaatgaattgagaaTAGAACAGAAATGCAGTAGAACAAAGACTATTACTTTCACTAGATGTTTATGTTGGTTTGAAAAAACCACAGTGTCAATGTTATTTAATCCATGAATAAAACATTGGCACAGCTTTGCACAAAGCCCTATACTAGGCCATGGGTTAGGGAGAGGGCAAGTGGGATCGGTTATAACAATGAACTAGTCTCTGTCTCTAAGGGATTTTCAAAATATTGGGAAGCATACAAAGTACAGTGCACTTGGCTCTCCCACCCAAAGCACGTAGGTTGTATCCTAGAGAATATGAATTGGGTTCTTCAGAGAAGGAGATTATGAGTCATAGGAGGCAGGGAGACAGCAAAGGCAAAGACCAGAAAACTAGTGCATAGTCTAGTCAGGCATCAGTTAGATCCCATGTGGCTGGAGCAAGAGTGAACAAGGATGTCAAGTGGGCATGAGGTATAGGGAAGCCACGATATGGATGGACTCGAATGCTCTATGAACGAGGGGTCTGGTCTTTACATTATAGGCAACAGGAAGATTGGCAGATTCTTGAACGAAAAATGAAAGATGCCTCTGATTTGTCCTTGACAATTCAAGACAGGACACAGAAAGCCCAGCAAGGAAGCGGATTGTCAAAAATAGCAACACTAGTTTCACTACCACAACTATGGGGAAAATGAGAGTGGCATTGGGTCTAATTCAAAGAGAATGGCTTTAGTCAGATACTAGCTAATGGCATTAGCTGACATCCATTCATCACTTCCTTTGTGCCGGTCACTCCTAAGTGTCCTGTGGATGGATGTATCCACTGATCATGGCAGGCCTGCGGAATATAAATTACAATTCCTTTTGTCCAATTACACAGTCACTGATGGTCGGGGGGAAAAAATTCCAATTCAGGCAGCCTGGCCAATGGTTAAGGCCCTTGGGCAAAAAGTTCAATTGCCTTGGGACAGAGGAGTGGGGGGGTACCTGGGAGAAGCGATCACAGACCATATAGACAGACTTTGcaagggcctggcacacagtaggtatcaAGCCACAGTACTATAGCAGACCGGGaataaatattcctattttaatGTGGAAATGGGactcttatttccatttcttcattacACTGCAACAATGGAATGCAAATCGCACGACCTCATTGCAAATTACATTAAGGTCACTAACCCCTGGAGGGAAAGGGAATTCATTCTTTATCTGCTGATGCTTTTGCTCTGGGATTAAAGTGTCATCAGAGCACATGGTGAAGGAATAAAGGTCAGGAAGAGTTTTGAGTGGGGAAATAGTCttgggaaagggaagggagaggtgaGAGATCTGTAGAGAGGAGTCTTGGGGAGACAGCCAACCCCCTCTGAGAGCAATTGTCTTGGGGTCTTTCTGGGAAGACAGGATCCTTTTGCTGGGGTCACAGACTCAAAGTTAAGTTCCCCGTCCCAAGCACtctgcagacacaggcagagatggaCAATACGAAGCTTCGAGGAACCTGCAGGGGCAGATGGCCTAGGAAAGGTGGCCCTCCAGCCACACCTAAGTCTAGGGCACCACCTTGGCGCGcagaggaggagggcagcccctGGCAGCCCCCGTAAGCCCAAGGTTGACTTCCCGGCTGGTGCTGCCGAAGGGAAGTTTCGGCTTCAGCTGGTATGaagatttataaaacataaagatataCAATACAATCGTACGCATGAGTCGCAGGAGTGAGATTTACGTCCATTGCGGTGTCATTCatatggaaaggaaaacagatcGGAAGACCTGCAACGAAGCCCAGTAGCAACACCCCAGGGTCCAATCGCTGGGGCTGATTGTAAATTTCTTCCCTCCCTATTCAAGGGTTCTGTAGCTACCTGATGTCACTGTAATGAAGACgagtgcacacgcacacacatggacacacacgcatacacatgcAGCCTGGGGTCAAGTGTTAAGCTCTTTGGACCAGCTGCTGAGGCCGCCATCTCTGGGGCGCGTACCTTCCAGCTGTCATACACAGCATTGACACTAGATGTCAGGGCACAGCTGAGAACCAGGAACATCCTTCCACCACAAAGCTGGACTGTCCTTGGAAGTCCACCTGGACTTTTAAAAGAGCCTACAAATCTCTGCCTGCAGAAACTCTGGAATTTAAGTGACACATCATTTAAACGATGGGTATCCCAACATCAGGGTTTGAA comes from Canis lupus familiaris isolate Mischka breed German Shepherd chromosome 13, alternate assembly UU_Cfam_GSD_1.0, whole genome shotgun sequence and encodes:
- the FAM135B gene encoding protein FAM135B isoform X2, which encodes MSEVQGTVEFSVELHKFYNVDLFQRGYYQIRVTLKVSSRIPHRLSASIAGQTDSSSLHSACAHENVVHSRVFQILYRNEEVPINDAVIFRAHLLLDGERVEEALSEVDFQLKVDLHFTDSEQQLRDVAGAPLISSRTLGLHFHPRRGLHHQVPVMFDYFHLSVISVTIHAALVALQQPLISFTRPGRGSWLGKGGPDTGPEQSSLSLENLVFGAGYCKPTSSEGSFYVPSENCMQHAHRWHRDLCFLLLHAYRGLRAYFLVIMRDIPELPHMELESLGVEETLSQLCSELQMLNNPEKIAEQISKDLAWLTSHLMALWTQFLDTVTLHSQVRRFSEAFFYMEHQKLAVLTFQENLIQTHSQLSLDIRNSEYLTTMPPLPAECLDIDGDWNTLPVIFEDRYVDCPATGCNLSVYPNFDVPTSPAIMNLKDTEENAIINRKSPFREDLVLPTMKPLQMDSDEEVTRCPEPDNSITTPKHVDVCSKSQVYLTIGEFQNKADLPEDECWTGQRSDVGTHPLADEDLPRRSPGPEDGQAPVLTYIDVKSSNKKPCSAEPTVVISAQHESGHSQDNYESDRTVPGKDIAGGSRPNAIILEKTTLHELSTLGKVADQEGKVVLLSLKLIPSEPCDPLNSTLRDPLDVRASPKDPHAEEQEEVSVLSGVIKRSSSIISDSGIESEPSSVAWSEARSRALELPSDREVLHHLVRRHALHRNSLEGGHTESNTSLPSGIQASLTSISSLPFEEEERELANTKLTKSVSAPQISSPEESSEDTDTMQQRGGLAERSAIPIKSIDSPGAGTDSFPGQVVSGADNQQGPGYIDIPKGKDSQFDPQGPCCLDGRTENPPDIETKGLNLEIPRVIALENPQNGSCPGVLMETPKGMPEDLNVEKGALSDSSISDDETVAHHKVPEWSCTAAANASDLGSTGEQSSSPCIIDDAAFSKGSQAPLEAGHEAGTVCSTVTHSINSQLLGTQEPRAVTSVMVSHLTPAETFTLDSLKAVEVVNLSVSCTATCLPFSSVPKETPARAGFASKQTPLPITHQPLGSFGVVSAHSSKLEEEVSERMYSFYQAKEKFKKELKIDGFLYSDLSVLASDIPYFPPEEEEENLEDGIHLVVCVHGLDGNSADLRLVKTFIELGLPGGKLDFLMSEKNQMDTFADFDTMTDRLLDEIIQHIQLYNLSISRISFIGHSLGNIIIRSVLTRPRFRYYLNKLHTFLSLSGPHLGTLYNNSTLVSTGLWLMQKLKKSGSLLQLTFRDNADLRKCFLYQLSQKTGLQYFKNVVLVASPQDRYVPFHSARIEMCKTALKDRHTGPVYAEMINNLLRPLVEAKDCTLIRHNVFHALPNTANALIGRAAHIAVLDSELFLEKFFLVAGLNYFK